The Streptosporangiales bacterium nucleotide sequence GCCGGCGGCCGGAGCGCGCGCACGCTCGTCCTCGCCCCCACCCTCCCGTTCGGCTCGTCCGACCACCACTTCGCGTACGGCGCGACGCTGTCGTTCACCCCGGAGACGATGACCGCCGCGCTCGTCGACCTGGCCAGGTCGGTGGCCGCCGGCGGGGGACGTCGCATGGTCCTCGTCAACGGCCACGGCGGCAACCGCGGAGCCTGCCACGCCGCCGCGGCCGCGGCCAGCACCCGGCACGACCTGCCCGTCGCGTACCTCGACTACTGGGACCTGCTGCCGGCCGCCGACGCGGCCGCGGCCAACGCGCCGGGACACGCGGGCAGGTTCGAGACCTCGGTCGTGTCGAGCCTGCGTCCCGACCTGGTCGGCGACCTGCCCGCACGCGACGGTCAGCCCGCAGTGCCGGAGGCCCCCGACGTGTCCGTCTACGCCCAGGCGGTCTGGCTCGGCATCGACGGCTACACCGACAGCCCCGCTGACGCCGACGCCGCGTCGGGGAAGCGCTGGTTCGACGCGCTCGCCGACGCGCTCGCTGACCGCCTGGTGATCCTCGCGGAGGTCCTGTGAAGGTCGCAGTCGTCAGGGCGATCGAGACCGCGCGGGTGAGTCTCGACGCCGACCCGGAGCTCACCGTGCACGGCGCGAAGGGGGCGCACGCCCGCTCGGACTTCCTGCTGGTCCGGGTCGTGGTCGACGACCGCGGGCGCGAGGTCGTCGGCTACGGCGAGGTCAGCGCCACGCCGTTATGGAGCGGGGAGGACGGCGTCACCGCCGACCACCTGATCCGCACGGTGCTGACCCCGGCGCTCCTCGGGGCACCGGTGGCGCCCGTCGGTGCGCTAGAGCGCGCGATGGACCGCGTCCTCGCCGCCAACCCGTTCACCAAGGCCGGTGTCGCCACGGCGCTCTGGGACGCCTGGGCGCGTGTGCTCGACGTGCCGCTGACGGTCGCGCTCGGCGGTCCGTACCGCACCGAGATCCCGATCAAGCTGTCGCTGTCCGGCGACGGCGAGGTGCTCGACACCGCGTACGCCGCCGCCGAGCGAGCAGGGTTCGGCGCGTTCAAGGTGAAGGTCGGCCTGGGTCTCGCCGGTGACGTCGCCAGGGTCGCGCGTGCCCGCGCGCTCGTCGGGCCCGACACGTTCCTCGGCGTCGACGCCAACGGCGGCTGGAGCCGCGCCGAGGCCGCGCGCGCGGTCGCCGGGCTGGCGCCGTACGACGTCGCGTTCGTCGAGCAACCGGTGCCGGCCGACGACCTGGAGGGGCTGGCGGCGGTGCGCGCGGCGGGGGCGACGGTGATCGCCGACGAGGCGGTGTTCGGCATGGCCGACCTCGTCCGGCTCGTCCGCGCGGACGCCGCCGACGTGGTCA carries:
- a CDS encoding creatininase family protein — protein: MILRWHETDRQTLGAVLPDALVVQPVGATEQHGPHLPTGTDALIVGSVAEAAVERAGGRSARTLVLAPTLPFGSSDHHFAYGATLSFTPETMTAALVDLARSVAAGGGRRMVLVNGHGGNRGACHAAAAAASTRHDLPVAYLDYWDLLPAADAAAANAPGHAGRFETSVVSSLRPDLVGDLPARDGQPAVPEAPDVSVYAQAVWLGIDGYTDSPADADAASGKRWFDALADALADRLVILAEVL
- a CDS encoding mandelate racemase: MKVAVVRAIETARVSLDADPELTVHGAKGAHARSDFLLVRVVVDDRGREVVGYGEVSATPLWSGEDGVTADHLIRTVLTPALLGAPVAPVGALERAMDRVLAANPFTKAGVATALWDAWARVLDVPLTVALGGPYRTEIPIKLSLSGDGEVLDTAYAAAERAGFGAFKVKVGLGLAGDVARVARARALVGPDTFLGVDANGGWSRAEAARAVAGLAPYDVAFVEQPVPADDLEGLAAVRAAGATVIADEAVFGMADLVRLVRADAADVVSVYVGKAGGPGRAVELGRTAAAFGVRSLLGSNGELGIGAAAQLHVACALPDLTTEFPSDIIGAHYYSEDILAVPLDSDGRRVRLGDAPGLGVVPRDDVVALFAP